A region from the Nonlabens sp. YIK11 genome encodes:
- a CDS encoding DUF6341 family protein translates to MKDLFEAIAYLFENILMVPFNLLRELELENWWLANTLTWVAIVVLILALGYWIKQLRIFDQNDEEDRSQTAHSFLK, encoded by the coding sequence ATGAAAGATTTATTTGAGGCCATCGCCTATTTATTCGAGAACATTTTAATGGTGCCATTTAACCTATTGCGCGAGCTAGAACTAGAGAACTGGTGGCTGGCAAATACACTTACATGGGTAGCCATTGTTGTATTGATCCTTGCATTGGGTTACTGGATTAAGCAATTGCGCATCTTTGACCAGAATGATGAAGAAGATCGTTCACAAACAGCACACTCCTTTTTAAAATAA
- a CDS encoding glycosyltransferase family 9 protein — protein MKRPQRLLTIRLSAMGDVAMTVPVLLALRRTYPEVKVISLSRKRFHSFLSQIPGITLIEADVKGDHKGILGLRRLSKQLKEQEPDAIADFHNVLRTKILRSFMRKPIKSTIDKGRAEKKKLVNDPQFFQPLKSTIERYQDVLSKLQLPVELLATDVLPRQSIPMKVNSLVGDHDYRWIGIAPFAAHASKALSLHKAQELTSSLLALGNVKLVLFGGGTTECKQLEIVAGTQSNVFNLAGFMSFEKELAMISNLDAMIAVDTGNGHLAAMYGVPVITLWGNTHPYAGFVPFAQPNENQITVDREQFPLVPTSIYGNKVPSGYENVMESIGCTAVVERLREILG, from the coding sequence ATGAAACGGCCACAACGACTCTTGACAATACGCCTTAGTGCGATGGGCGATGTGGCCATGACTGTTCCTGTCCTATTGGCGCTGCGTAGAACGTACCCAGAGGTCAAAGTTATTTCGCTTTCGCGAAAGCGATTCCATTCCTTCCTCAGTCAAATACCAGGCATCACGTTGATCGAGGCAGATGTGAAGGGTGATCACAAAGGAATTTTAGGATTGCGCCGACTTTCCAAGCAATTGAAGGAACAAGAGCCAGATGCGATAGCCGATTTTCACAATGTTCTACGCACCAAAATATTGCGCTCCTTCATGCGCAAACCCATCAAATCAACCATCGATAAAGGCAGAGCTGAAAAGAAAAAGTTGGTCAACGACCCTCAATTTTTCCAACCGCTCAAATCAACCATCGAACGTTATCAAGACGTCCTGTCAAAACTTCAACTACCAGTTGAGCTTTTGGCGACTGATGTGCTGCCGCGGCAATCCATCCCGATGAAGGTGAACAGTCTGGTAGGCGACCACGACTATCGATGGATAGGAATCGCTCCATTTGCGGCACATGCATCAAAGGCACTTTCACTCCATAAGGCTCAGGAACTTACTTCATCTTTATTGGCTTTGGGAAATGTAAAATTGGTACTCTTCGGTGGTGGAACTACGGAATGCAAGCAGCTGGAAATCGTTGCTGGAACTCAGTCTAATGTGTTCAATCTGGCTGGTTTCATGAGTTTTGAAAAAGAACTTGCGATGATTTCCAACCTAGATGCTATGATTGCCGTAGATACGGGTAACGGCCATCTAGCAGCCATGTATGGTGTTCCAGTAATCACATTATGGGGCAACACTCATCCCTATGCTGGATTTGTTCCCTTTGCACAACCTAATGAGAATCAAATCACGGTAGATAGAGAGCAATTTCCTTTAGTTCCCACTTCCATTTATGGAAACAAAGTGCCTAGTGGATACGAGAACGTGATGGAATCTATAGGTTGTACAGCGGTTGTAGAACGGTTGCGGGAAATATTAGGGTAA
- the purD gene encoding phosphoribosylamine--glycine ligase, whose product MNVLILGSGGREHAFARSIAASPLLTKLYVAPGNAGTSQLATNLDFSVTDFATIKTKVLELDIEMVVVGPEAPLVEGIYDFFQQDEQLNHVNVIGPSKKGAVLEGSKEFAKEFMMRNKVPTAAYQSFTADTLKEGMQFIDSLKPPFVLKADGLAGGKGVLIIPDADEAKESLEQMLVGGKFGAASNKVVIEEFLDGIEMSVFVMTDGNSYKVLPTAKDYKRIGEGDTGLNTGGMGAISPVPFADEVLMKKVEDRIIKPTVDGLKKEKITYKGFIFIGLMIVDGEPQVIEYNVRMGDPETEVVLPLVSSDLLSHLQAFAKAELHKEELSIDQRSAATIMLVSGGYPEAYEKGKEITGLENVKGSIVFHAGTTEKDGKIVTAGGRVIAVTSFGNDFHEATKKSYENIDELGFDRMYYRTDIGFDL is encoded by the coding sequence ATGAATGTTTTGATATTAGGCAGCGGTGGTCGCGAGCACGCTTTTGCAAGATCCATTGCCGCAAGTCCATTACTTACTAAACTTTACGTCGCGCCAGGTAACGCTGGTACATCGCAATTGGCAACCAATCTAGATTTCTCAGTCACTGATTTTGCCACCATAAAGACCAAAGTGCTGGAACTCGATATTGAAATGGTAGTCGTTGGTCCTGAAGCTCCACTAGTAGAAGGTATCTATGACTTTTTCCAGCAGGATGAGCAGCTCAACCACGTCAACGTTATTGGGCCGTCTAAAAAAGGTGCGGTATTGGAAGGATCCAAGGAGTTTGCCAAGGAATTCATGATGCGCAACAAGGTGCCTACGGCGGCATATCAAAGCTTTACTGCAGACACACTAAAGGAAGGAATGCAATTTATCGACAGCCTCAAACCACCATTTGTATTAAAAGCAGATGGTCTTGCTGGTGGTAAAGGCGTGCTGATCATCCCAGATGCAGATGAGGCTAAGGAATCCCTCGAGCAAATGCTTGTTGGTGGGAAATTTGGCGCGGCGTCCAACAAGGTCGTGATTGAAGAATTTCTAGATGGTATAGAGATGAGCGTCTTTGTGATGACAGATGGCAATAGTTACAAGGTTTTGCCTACGGCCAAGGATTACAAAAGAATAGGTGAAGGCGATACAGGTCTCAATACTGGTGGCATGGGCGCCATTTCTCCAGTACCTTTTGCAGATGAGGTCTTGATGAAAAAGGTTGAGGATCGCATTATCAAACCTACCGTTGATGGCTTGAAAAAGGAAAAGATCACCTATAAAGGCTTCATTTTCATTGGTTTGATGATTGTAGATGGTGAGCCTCAAGTGATTGAATATAACGTGAGAATGGGCGATCCAGAGACTGAGGTAGTTCTACCGCTGGTGTCTAGTGACTTGCTTTCTCATTTGCAGGCTTTCGCGAAAGCGGAACTACACAAAGAAGAACTCTCCATCGATCAGCGTAGTGCTGCTACAATCATGCTCGTATCTGGAGGCTATCCGGAAGCCTATGAAAAAGGAAAGGAAATCACCGGACTTGAAAACGTAAAAGGTAGTATCGTTTTTCACGCCGGTACTACAGAAAAGGATGGCAAAATCGTTACCGCTGGTGGTCGCGTGATCGCTGTGACCAGCTTTGGCAATGACTTCCACGAGGCCACAAAAAAATCCTATGAAAACATAGATGAACTAGGTTTTGATAGGATGTATTATAGAACCGATATAGGCTTTGACCTATAG
- a CDS encoding phenylacetate--CoA ligase family protein translates to MPLPLFRKSLQWQGYDLKKAHQVLETSLKWTHEDRLGQRDLIFKHHLKTNAFYNTHVQNKSVPWEALPILTKADLQQPLHQRLSKGYSTKNVFKGKTSGSSGHPFSFAKDKFCHAMTWAAFDHAYQQHGIDLDRSLEARFYGIPSSGLPRLKEQLKDFVGNRHRFSIFDMSDSVLKGYLDRFRESEYHYINGYTSSIVLFAKYCQPQNVVLKEICPSLKVCIVTSEMLFEDDRTLLESVLGIPVINEYGSSETGLIAIQNADGDFALNNKTLFIEVVDHQNQPVPDGTVGKILITDLFNKAHPFIRYEIGDLGSISTHNGIQILEQLQGRTSDIARLPNGKVIPGLTFYYVTKSVMSDSNNVLEFIIIQKEALVFEVQYVAQKELTALEKEKIAKAMATYADASIEIVFTRKERLDRSKRGKLKQFMSEVS, encoded by the coding sequence ATGCCATTACCGCTGTTTAGAAAATCCCTGCAATGGCAAGGCTATGATTTGAAAAAGGCGCATCAGGTGTTGGAGACTTCTTTGAAGTGGACTCATGAGGATAGGTTAGGGCAAAGGGATCTTATTTTCAAGCACCACCTAAAAACCAACGCCTTTTACAATACACATGTCCAGAACAAAAGTGTTCCTTGGGAAGCACTGCCCATTCTCACTAAAGCAGATTTACAGCAACCGCTACACCAACGGCTTAGCAAAGGCTACTCGACCAAAAACGTTTTTAAAGGCAAGACCAGCGGTTCCAGCGGTCATCCATTCTCTTTTGCCAAAGACAAGTTTTGCCACGCCATGACATGGGCGGCTTTTGACCATGCCTACCAGCAACACGGCATCGACCTGGACCGCTCACTGGAAGCTCGGTTTTACGGCATTCCATCCAGCGGTTTGCCTCGATTGAAGGAGCAATTGAAGGATTTTGTGGGAAACCGGCACCGATTTTCCATTTTTGATATGAGTGATAGTGTGTTGAAGGGTTATTTAGATCGCTTTCGCGAAAGCGAATACCATTACATCAACGGCTATACCAGCAGCATTGTACTTTTTGCAAAATATTGCCAGCCACAAAATGTGGTTCTCAAAGAAATTTGTCCATCGCTGAAAGTGTGCATCGTCACTAGCGAAATGCTCTTTGAAGACGACCGAACCTTGCTAGAATCTGTACTGGGAATTCCAGTGATCAACGAGTACGGCAGTAGCGAGACCGGATTGATCGCCATCCAGAATGCAGATGGTGATTTTGCGCTTAACAACAAAACTCTTTTTATTGAGGTCGTAGACCATCAAAACCAACCTGTTCCAGATGGAACCGTAGGCAAGATTTTAATTACCGATTTGTTCAATAAAGCACACCCATTTATACGCTATGAGATAGGCGATCTAGGCAGCATATCAACTCATAATGGCATTCAAATTCTTGAGCAATTACAAGGTCGCACCAGTGACATCGCGAGATTGCCCAATGGTAAAGTCATCCCAGGACTGACCTTTTATTACGTCACTAAAAGTGTGATGAGCGACTCCAACAACGTCCTGGAGTTTATCATCATCCAGAAAGAAGCCTTGGTTTTTGAAGTGCAATATGTCGCGCAAAAAGAGCTCACCGCGCTGGAAAAAGAAAAAATCGCAAAGGCCATGGCTACTTATGCAGATGCTTCCATTGAAATTGTATTCACTAGAAAGGAGCGCCTGGACCGCAGTAAACGTGGTAAGTTGAAGCAATTTATGAGTGAGGTTTCCTAA
- a CDS encoding glycosyltransferase family 2 protein: MDLVSVIIPVYNNSKTLDQTLDSILQQDYRPIEIIIVDDQSSDGSYAFAKAYSQQNQQQDINFIVQQNPVNMGAGFTRNEALKHATGRYIAFLDADDLWKPHKLMTQLKAMKSSDRSVCYSAYEIFDEHSSKPIAVQRVFEKLTFEKLHKTNYLGNLTGIYEAKVIGKIPISNMRKRQDWAMWLDVLKKGGPAIGIQEPLASYRLGDGLSSSKFDLIKYNLAVYRDHLGYGFLKSCWCMLMFFFEQFFVKNRMRHKING; this comes from the coding sequence ATGGATCTCGTCTCTGTCATCATTCCCGTTTACAACAACTCTAAAACTCTAGACCAGACGCTGGATAGCATCCTGCAGCAGGACTATCGGCCTATTGAAATTATAATTGTAGACGATCAGAGTAGTGATGGTAGTTACGCTTTCGCGAAAGCGTATTCCCAACAAAACCAACAACAAGACATCAACTTTATCGTACAACAGAATCCTGTCAACATGGGCGCTGGTTTCACTCGCAACGAAGCTTTAAAGCATGCTACAGGCCGCTACATCGCTTTTCTAGACGCAGACGACCTATGGAAGCCCCATAAGCTAATGACGCAGTTAAAGGCGATGAAATCTAGCGACAGGTCTGTCTGTTATTCGGCTTATGAGATTTTTGATGAGCATTCTTCAAAACCTATCGCCGTCCAGCGTGTTTTTGAGAAATTGACTTTTGAAAAGCTTCATAAAACCAACTATCTAGGAAATCTCACGGGAATTTACGAGGCAAAAGTCATAGGTAAAATCCCTATTTCCAACATGCGAAAACGACAAGATTGGGCCATGTGGCTGGATGTTCTCAAAAAGGGTGGTCCTGCCATAGGCATCCAGGAACCGCTCGCCAGTTACCGATTGGGAGATGGTTTGTCGTCTTCAAAATTTGATTTGATCAAATACAACTTAGCCGTGTATCGAGATCACCTAGGCTACGGATTCCTGAAAAGCTGCTGGTGTATGCTAATGTTTTTCTTTGAGCAGTTTTTTGTAAAAAACAGAATGAGGCACAAGATAAATGGTTAG
- a CDS encoding DUF4254 domain-containing protein gives MFSKKANSIFQEAIDTYHEVNTVDQPFENPYDRSSQLIEHLLYRKCWIDTVQWHYEDIIRDPNIDPVAALSLKRQIDASNQDRTDMVEYIDSYFLDKYADVNPKSDATINTESPAWAVDRLSILALKIYHMEEEANRVDASAAHKAACQAKLDILLEQRVDLSTALDQLLSDIEHGNKYMKVYKQMKMYNDDELNPILRSRK, from the coding sequence ATGTTCTCTAAAAAAGCCAATTCTATTTTCCAGGAAGCCATCGATACGTATCATGAGGTCAATACTGTTGATCAGCCTTTTGAGAATCCGTATGATCGTTCTTCCCAATTAATTGAACATTTGCTGTACCGCAAATGTTGGATCGATACGGTTCAATGGCATTATGAGGACATCATACGCGATCCTAATATTGATCCTGTGGCGGCACTTAGCCTAAAGCGTCAAATTGATGCCAGCAATCAAGACCGCACAGATATGGTAGAATATATCGACAGTTATTTTCTAGACAAATATGCTGATGTGAACCCTAAAAGCGACGCCACCATTAATACTGAAAGTCCAGCATGGGCCGTAGATCGACTGTCTATTCTCGCACTCAAGATCTACCATATGGAAGAAGAAGCTAATAGAGTTGATGCCAGTGCCGCTCACAAGGCTGCGTGCCAGGCAAAACTCGATATCCTACTGGAGCAACGAGTCGATTTGTCCACAGCTTTGGACCAATTGCTTAGTGACATTGAACACGGCAATAAGTACATGAAGGTCTACAAGCAGATGAAGATGTACAATGATGACGAGCTCAACCCAATATTGCGCTCCAGAAAATAA